A segment of the bacterium genome:
CTCCGACAATCCGGAGGAAGGAGTGATGCGGATGGACTGTTCCTTGCCCGTGCCCAGGTCCTTGGCGCCCACGTGCAGGATGCCGTTGGCGTCGATGTTGAAGGTCACCTCGATCTGGGGAATTCCCCGAGGAGCGGGAGGGATGCCCACCAGGTCGAACCGGCCCAGGGTGCGGTTGTCGCCGGCCATCTCACGCTCGCCCTGGAGCACGTGGATGGAGACTGTGCTTTGGCCGTCGGCGGCGGTCGAGAAGGTCTGGCTCTTCTTGACCGGGATGGTGGTGTTGCGCTCGATGACCTTGGTCATCACCCCGCCCAGGGTCTCGACCCCGAGGGAGAGCGGCGTCACGTCCAGCAGCAGAACGTCCTTCACCTCGCCTTTGAGGACGCCCGCCTGGATGGCGGCGCCCACGGCGACCACCTCGTCCGGGTTCACGCCCTTGTGGGGCTCCTTCTTGAAGAAGTCCTTCACGGTCTTCACGACGAGGGGCATGCGGGTCATGCCGCCCACCAGGACCACTTCGTGGATCTCCTCCACGGTGAGGCCGGCGTCCTTGAGGGCCTTGCGGCAGGGCTCCAGGCTCTTTTCCACCATGTCCATGACCAGCTGTTCCAGCTTGGCGCGGGAAAGTTTGACGTTGAGATGTTTCGGGCCCGAGGCGTCGGCAGTGATGAAGGGCAGGTTGATGTCCGTCTCGTTGGTGGTGGACAGGTCGATCTTGGCCTTCTCGGCGGCTTCCTTGAGCCGTTGCAGGGCCATGCGGTCGTTCTTCAGGTCCACGCCGCTCTCTTTTTTGAACTCGTCCACGAGCCATTGGATGATGCGCTGGTCGAAGTCGTCGCCGCCCAGGTGGGTGTCCCCGTTGGTGGACTTCACCTCGAAAACGCCGTCGCCCAGTTCCAGGATGGAGATGTCGAAGGTCCCGCCGCCCAGGTCATAGACGGCGATCTTCTCGTTCTTCTTGTCCTTGTCCAGGCCATAGGCCAGGGCCGCGGCCGTGGGTTCGTTGATGATGCGCAGGACTTCGAGACCGGCGATCTTGCCGGCGTCCTTGGTGGCCTGCCGTTGGGCGTCGTTGAAATAGGCGGGCACGGTGATGACCGCTTCGGTGATCGGCGAGCCCAAATAAGCTTCCGCGTCGGCCTTGAGCTTTTGCAGGATCATGGCCGAGATCTCGGGGGGCGAATATTCCTTGTCGTCGATGTTCACCCGCACGTCGCCGTTGGAGGCTTCCTTCAAGGTGTAAGGGACCAGCTTCTTGTCCATTTCCACCTCGCCGTCATGGAGCTTGCGGCCCATGAAGCGCTTGATGGAGAAGACCGTATTGGTCGGGTTGGTGATGGCCTGGTTCTTGGCCACGCGGCCGACCAGCCTCTCCCCGGATTTGGAAAAACCCACGACCGAGGGGGTCGTGCGGGCCCCTTCGGCATTGGCGATCACCTTGGGCTCGCCGCCCTCCATGATGGCCATGCAGGAATTGGTGGTTCCCAGGTCGATACCCAGGACTTTGTTCGTTGCCATATCATTGCTCCTTAAAGATCTTTTTCACCACGGAGGGCACGGAGATCACGGAGAAAAAGATCCCGATTTTTCCGCCTCACTTCTGTGTCCTTCGCGAACCCTTCGGTTCAAGCTTTCTTCGTGTTTTTTGCGACTTTTACAAGCGCGGGGCGAAGCACCCGCTCATGCAGGAGGTATCCGGCCTGTAGTTCCTCCAGGACCGTGTCGTCCGGGGCCTGGTCGGTCTCCTCCTGGAACATCACTTCATGCATCCGGGGGTCGAATTTTTCCCCCAGCGCCTTGATGCGCGTCACGCCATGCAAATTAAGAAGGGAATGGAACTGCTTCAAGGTCAACTCCACCCCTTGTTTGAGGGCGAGCAGGCCCTTGTCCTGGTCGTCGGGAGGAAGGGCCGACACGGCCCGCTCCAGGTTGTCGGCCACCGGCAGGAACTCCTTCAGGAGCTTGGATTCGGAGAATTTCCGGTCCTCGTCCCTTTCCTTGACCATCCGCTTCTTATAGTTCTCGAAGTCGGCGGCCAAATAGACCAGTTGTTCCTTCACGTCATCGTGTTTCTTCTTCCATTCCTCCAGCTCCTCGATGGCCTGGGCGGGAAGGACAGGTTCTTGCGGGATGTCGGCGGCGTTCCCGGCGTCGTCATAACGCTCTTTTTGACTGGATAGGATCTCGATCTCGGGTTCTTGGTTGGGATCGGTCACATCAGCCTCCCCGGCGGGAAAGGGCGGCTTCCAACTGGCGGGCCATGTGGCTCAGTTGGCCGCAGACCCGGTCGTAGGCCATGCGGGTGGGCCCCAGGACCCCCAATGCCCCCGCGACCTTCCCTTGATAGTAATAAGGAACATGGACGAAAGAAAAATGACGGAGCTCAGCCTGGGGCAGTTCCCGGCCGATGGCGACCGAGAGGCCGGGTTTGGCCCATTGGCGGCCCAGGACGGAGGCCAGGGGCGACCTCTCCTCCACCAGCCGGACGACCTGCTCCAAAAGTTGGGGATCGTGGAATTCGGGCTGTTCGGCCAAGTGGGAGGCCCCTTCCAGGTGGATGGTAACGGCGCTGAAACGCAGGGCCTCGTCCACCATCTGCAGGGCGGCCTCGATCAATCCCAGTTTGGCCCGCCGGGCCGATTCGGCCTCCTGCAGGAGCTGGCCGCGGATGGCCGAAAGGGATTGGCCGGCGAAACGCCGGTTCAGGATCTGGGTGATCTTGAGGACCTCCTTGGGGTCCACCGGAATGTCGGTGGAGACCAATTCCTCCCGGACCAGACCCTGGTCCAATACCAGGATGACCATCACCCGTCGGGTATCGATGGGCACGATGCGGAAATGGTCGAGGGACAGGTCCGCCGGAACATGGAACACGGCCAGCCCGGCCAGGCGGGTCATGGCGGAAAGGATGCGGGCGGTGTGACGCACCAGGGTCTCCACCTCGTCCTTGGCCTTTTGGTATTCGGCCTCGATCTGTTGTTTCTCTTTCAGGGTGACTTGGCGGGCCTTCATCAAACGGTCCACATAGAAGCGGTAGCCCTGGTCCACCGGCACCCGGCCGGAGGAGGTGTGGGGATGGGTGAGAAAACCGCGTTTTTCCAGGTCCATGAGGGTGTTGCGGATGGTGGCGGAGGAGACCTCCAGGCGCCCGGCCAGGGCCTGGGAGGCCACGGGCTTGGCGGTCGCCACATAGGCATGGATGACCGAGGAAAGGACGTTCTCTTCGCGCTCGGGAATGGACGGATTCAAAGCAAGACCTCGTCAAAGGGGGTTTGAGCCCCCTCATAATAGGTAGGGAGGTTCGAAAGTCAACTTGGGCCGTTTTTTCGCTGGCCCTTAAACCACCAGCTTCTCCAATATCCCGTTCAGGACAAAATAACCTTGGGGGGCCACCCGGACCCGCTCCCCTTCCTCGACCAAAAGGCCCGCTCCCAGCAAGGGCCTCAGCCTCGATCCCGCCTGGGCCCCAAGATATTGGGTCAAGGGTCCCTTCGGAACGCCCGAGCGGGTGCGAAGACCCAGCATGATCCGCTCCCAGGCCCGGGTCTTGGGGGAAAGCTCCTCCACCTCGAGCACCGGCTCGCCCCTTCCCACGCGACCGATATAACCTTCCAGGTCCTCCCCGTGGCCATGGCGTAAGGGGCCCACCGTGCCCACCGCCGACAGGCCGAAGCCCCAATAATCCTCGCCCTGCCAGATGTTCAGGTTGTGGCGGCAATGGAAGCCGGGTTTCGCGAAGTTGGAGACCTCGTATTGTTCATAACCCTTCTCCGCCAGGAACTTCTGGGCGAGCGCGTATTCATCCGCCACCAGGTCCTCGGACGGAAGGGGCAATCCCTCGGCCACCGCCTGGGCCAGGGGTGTTCCCGGTTCGACCTGGAGGGCGTAAAGGGAAAGATGATCGGGCCCCAAGGCGAGCGTCTTCTCGATCGAGTTTTGGAACATCTCCAGGGTCTGGCCCGACAAACCGAACATCAGGTCGAGGTTGATGTTGCCGAATCCGGCCGAACGGGCCTGGCCGAAAGCCTTCTCCACCCGGTCCCACTCATGGCCCCGGCCCATCTTGCGCAGGAGTTCCTTCTGGGCCGCCTGGGCGCCGAAGCTCAAGCGGTTCACACCCAGGTCCCGATAGCCCTTGAGCCTGTCCCCATCCACCGTCTCTGGATTCGCTTCCATGGAGATCTCGGCGTCCGGGGCGAAACCCGCCTTGTCCCGGAGCGCTTTCAGGACCCATTCCAAACGCGCGGGCGGCAGGAGGGACGGCGTCCCGCCGCCGAAATAAACGGTCGCCAACGGGCCTTTCAGGTCGGAGTTTTCGATCTCCTTCGCCAGGGCGTCCACGTAGGGACCCAGGCGGCCCTCCATCCCCGCGAAGGAGGTGAAGTCGCAGTAGTTACAGATGGAGGTGCAGAAGGGGATGTGCAGATAGGCGTTCATGGCTCTAAACCCCGAATATTGGACCGCGAAAGGACGAAGATGGCGAAGGAGCGAAGGACCGCGCGAGGGATTTCATCCCAAGATCCCGGATCTTGAGGGATGCGCATTTCCTTCGCCTCTTCGCGGCGAAAACCTTTATTTGATCACCGTGAACATACGGGATTTCAGCGTTTTCATGTTGTCCTTGAACTCGCCGGCCCCGATGTGGGCGAACATGAAAATGGCCAGGAGCAGGCAGAAGCCGCTGGTGTAAAGGTAGTTCTTGGACGCCTGGGCCTGTTCCTTCAGCAGGGCCGGATCCGACGGCGGGGTCTTCTGGAACCGGATGCCCGCCCAGCCGAAAAGACAGTAAAGGATGACCAACAGGGACCCCAGGATCACGAAGACGCCCATGGAGACGCTGTGCCAATAGATGACCCAGGCCCGCCCCTTGATGTTCTCGGCGGGGACCTGGCCCCAGTAGCGCGAGTCCAGGCTGTTGTCCCGGTTGTCGCCCATCATGAAGTAATGGTCCGGTTGGACGGTGACCGGGCCGAAGTTGACCTTGAGCGAATCGGGCCCATCGACCGCCAGCGCCATGAGGGGCGTGTAGAGGTGTTTGACGTAGGGCTCCACCTGCTTCTCGCCGTTGACATAGACGTCGGCGTTCCGCAGCTCGATCACGTCGCCGGGGATGCCGATGCAACGCTTGATGAAGTCCTTGGAGGGGTCCACCGGATAAACGAAGACCACCACATCCCGGCGCTTGGGCTTGCCGAACTCCAGGAACCGCGGCGTCTTATTGAGGAAGGAATAACCGTAGGCGTACTTGTTCACCAGGATGTAGTCGTTGATGAGCAGCGTGTCCTCCATGGAGCCCGAGGGGATGGTGAAGGGCTGCACCAGCACCGCCTTCAGCGACAGGGCCACCGCCATGGCCACCCAGAGGGAGTCGAAGGTCTCCACCCACCCGGCGTTCTTCGGGTCCTTGCGGAAGGCCGGCAGGCCGAAGCGGATGAAGATCTCCACCAGCGTCAGCGCACCGAAGAGACCCCAGAGGATCCCGTTCAAATGGTCCATAATGTCCATGAAAGACTCTCCCGATCGGCCTTTATTCCTCGACCTTCAGCACCGCCATGAAGGCTTCCTGCGGTATTTCGACGCTCCCGATGTTCTTCATGCGCTTCTTGCCCTCTTTTTGCTTCTCCAAAAGCTTGCGCTTGCGGCTGATGTCCCCGCCATAGCACTTGGCGAGCACGTCCTTTCGACGCGCCCGGACCGTCTCGCGGGCTATGATCTTGCCCCCGATGGCCGCCTGGATGGGCACCTCGAAGAGCTGTTGGGGGATGATCTCCTTGAGCTTTTCGGCGATGCCCCGTCCCCGGATCTCCGCCTTGTCCCGGTGCACCATGAAGGAAAGGGCGTCCACGGGTTCGCCGTTCAGGAGGATGTCCACCTTCACCACCTCGCCCACCTTGGTGCCGATGGGCTCGTAATCGAGCGAGGCGTAGCCCTTGGTGCAGCTCTTGAGCTTGTCGAAGAAGTCCATGACCACCTCGGCCAAGGGGAGCTCATAGGTGATGAGGGCCCGGGAGGTGTCCAGGAAGTGGGTGTCCTTGTGCACGCCCCGCCGTTCCTGGCAAAGGGTCATGACCGCCCCGATATAGTCGGCGGGCACGATGATCTTGGCATCGATATAGGGCTCTTCGATCTCCTCGATCTCGGAGGGGTTGGGCAGTTTGGAAGGATTGTCCACGGTGAAGGTCTCCCCATTGGTCTTCTTCACCTTGTAGACCACGCTGGGGGCGGTGGCGATGAGGTTGAGATTGTATTCGCGTTCCAGGCGTTCCTGCACGATCTCCATGTGGAGAAGCCCGAGGAACCCGCAGCGGAAGCCGAAGGAGAGGGCCAGGGAAGTCTCGGGCTCGTAGGAAAGAGCGGCGTCGGAGAGTTTCAGCTTGGCCAAGGCCTCCTTCAGGTCCTCGTAATCATCCGAGATCACCGGATAGAGGCCGCAGAAGACCATGGGCAGCACGTCCTTGAAGCCCGGCATGGCCTCGGCCGTGGGCCGGCCCTCTTCGGTGACCGTGTCCCCCACCTTGGCGTCGCGCACTTCCTTGATGTTGGCGGCCACGTACCCGACCTCGCCCGCCAGCAGGCCCTCGGTCTTCTCCATCTTGGGCTTGAAAACGCCGACCTCCTCCACCTCGAAGACCTTGCCGGTGGACATGAGCTTCATCCGGGTGTTCTTGCCGATCCTGCCGTTCAGGAGCCGGATGAAGACGATGACGCCCCGGTAGATGTCGTACATGGAATCGAAGATGAGGCCCTTCAAGGGTTCGTCCGGCTCCCCGGTGGGCGGAGGAACCCGCTTCACGACCGCTTCCAGGATGTCCTCGATGCCGATCCCTTCCTTGGCGGAAGCCGAGATGGCCTCCTCACCCGGGATGGCGAGGGATTCCTCCATCTGTTTCTTGCAACGTTCCACGTCGGCGGCGGGCAGGTCGATCTTGTTGATGACGGGCACGATGGCCAGTTTCTGGTCGAAGGCCAGATAGGCGTTGGCGAGCGTCTGGGCCTCCACGCCCTGGGAGGCGTCGATCAAAAGAAGCGCCCCTTCGCAGGCCTTGAGGCTGCGGGAGACCTCGTAGTTGAAGTCCACGTGGCCCGGGGTATCGATGAGGTTCATCTCGTACTTTTGGCCGTCCTTGGCCTTGTAGAAGAACCGGACCGCCTTGGCCTTGATGGTGATGCCCCGCTCCCGCTCCAGGTCCATCTGGTCCATGAGCTGGGCGCGCATCTCCCGGGGCGGGATGGCACCGGTGAATTCGAGCAGGCGGTCGGCCAGGGTGCTTTTACCGTGGTCGATATGGGCGATGATGCAGAAATTGCGGATGTGGGACAGCGACAAAGCGGGCTCCCGTGAGGAATGTGGGGCCGTAGTATAGGGGAGGAACTAGGCAAAAAGAAGTTGAGCGCCCGGCCCCCAAAACGAAAAAGCCCGCCTTCAGGCGGGCTTTTCTAGGATTGCCGTCGGTTTCAGCTCAGAAGAGCTGGACCTCGTCCACGTAAAAATCGCAGCCGTAGGTCCCCGCCACGTTGTTCGGGTCCTCTTCCCATTGGAAGTAGAGGATGCGGCTGATGTTGGGCGAACCCGTGCAAGGCGCGATGCCGCAAGTCCCCGACAAGGGGCCGATCTTGGGATCGCCCCATCCGGCCTGGGCGAAGGCGCTCCAGGTGAAGGAAACCAGGGTCCAGGTATTCCCGGTGGCGGAGAGGGCTTTTTTATAGGTGTCATAACAACCGCCGCCGCCGCCCGCACAATTGCCCACCGGGGGCGGGATCTGCTCGGGAGCGGGCACGATGAACCACCGGGCCGGCATGTTATCGCTGGGGCCCGTCTTCCAGTAGAACTGGATCCCGTTGGTGGCGGTGCCGTAAGCGGTCCCGCTGAGGTTGTAGTTCCCGGAGGTGTTCGGGTTGGCTTCCAGTTCGTAAGGTGAGTAACCGGAAAGGGCCGTGGGAGCCACGAAGACGTTGGCCGCGAAGGCCGTGCCATTGGCGCCGCCGGACACGACCACGTTGGAGATGGAACCCGGCAGCCAGTTGAAGTTCGGGCTGGAGGAGCGGATCAGGTTATTGTTCACGGTAGCATTCCCGTTGTCGAAGTTGGCCACGACATGGGGGCCCAAGGTGGGGGTGGAGGTGGCCACTAAGGCCGACAGGGGCGGGATCTTGCCCGTGCACCCCTGCAGGAACCAGATCCCATTGAGGACCACGGCTCCCAGCATGAACATCAGAACGATGACTTTTTTCATTGGCGATCTCCCGGCTCTTTACGATGTATAGGGGCCCTGGGGCTCCCCGAGTTACCGATCAGTAGAAGTATACCTCGTCCACATAGAAGTCCACGTTGGAGACCCCCGCCACGTTCTGGCGGCCGACCTGCCACAAAAGCCCCAAAACCTGGGTGAGATTGACCCCGGTGAGGCTGTTGGGCACCGGTTTCACCCCATAGCTGGTGACCAGGTCCTTATCGAACTGGAAACTGTATTGTTTCCAGCCGTTGCTGGAACCTGCGGGAAAGGTATAGCCGAAATAGTTGTAGCAACCCGTGGCGGCCGTGCAGTCGCCCTGGGGCGGCTTGGCTTCCTGGGTGGTGGGGATATAGAAGAAGCGGGACGGGGTGGTGTCGGACGGCATGAAGTTCACGTAGAACTTGACCCCGGTGAAAAAGCTCATGTTGTAGGCGTTATGAGGGGCTCCCGAGGCCGTATCCAGGTAACCCTCGAACCCGATGGAAGGATAGGTGCCATCCCCCAGGTCGGTAACAGCGCCAGAGATATGGGCGGCCTGGGGCGTGCCCGCGGCCCCGCCGGCAGCGATGAACATGTTGGCGTTCTCATTGGCCGGGAAGTTGTTGATGATGGCCCAGGAACCGGCGGTCTGGACGGTATTTCCCGGCACCCCCACCTCAAAGAGGCTGGAATTGGTCGAATCGCTGGAAGCGCCCACGACGGCCGTCTCGAAATTACAGACCCGCGTGTAATTGGGCGCCGAGTTGGGGGCCGTATAGGCGGTCAGGGGCGCGATCTGGGTCTGGCATCCCCAGAAGGCCAGGAGCCCTCCGAAAGCCAGGATCGGCAGAAGGACCTTAAAATTCGGTTTCATAGGTCAGCTCCATGAATTCATTGTTCAGCGTTCCCGAAATGGGTCCGTCATAAGGAAGTTCATTGGTCCAATCGAAGCTGTAGTCGAAGTGGACCTTGGTGTTGCGCCCGGTCTCCAGGGTCGTGGAGAGGATAAGCTGGTTGTCATAGCCGTTCACCGTGAAAACCGAGTATTGGCCCAGGTCGGTGTTGTCGAACAGGTAGGTGGCCCGCGCGGTCGGAACGCCCCCGATCCCCATTTCGGAGCCCGAGAAGCTGCGGGTGCCGAAGGAACCGCCGACCTGCCAACCCGGGAAGAGCCCCGCCTCGACGCCTCCCAGCACCCAGAGGCTGTCCAGGGTCCCGGCGACGCTGCTGGTCTCCTCGAAACGAACGTTGGTCCCGATCACGAAAGGCGTGGAAAGCCCGGCGCCGGGCCCGATGTCGATGGAAGGACCCAGGTTGAAATAGACGAAGTTCCGCTTGGGGACCTCCCCGCCAGCGGTGGTATCCAAGCCCGTATAGCCCGTTCCTCCGCTGTTGACCACAAAGTTACCACTGATCTCGTCCAGGAAGTAGGCGGCCGCCCGGATCCTGAGGCTTTTCTTCTCAAGGGTCTTGATGTCGATCTCGCCCCCGAACCCTTCCCGGTTGGGAGTGGCCAAACCATAGGGGAACACGTTGTCCAGGGTCCGGTCGTAATAGCCGAAGATGGCCCCCGCCCGCGGGACCGAACTCAAGAAGAATTGGGACATGGGCTGGAAATTGAGGCTTTCCGGACCCACGAGGAGGGTATTGCCCGGCGCCACATCGCGGGTCTGGGCCAGGGGGGAATAGTAGTTCGGACCGACGTTCAGGTAGGTCAGGGAGACCTTGGAATCGCCGAACTGGAAGAAGGGGCCGAAGCTCATGGCATAGTCGCTGATGGTGCTATCGGTGTTCCGCTTGTCGTCCTGGAAGCTGGCGAAGGCCCCTTCGTATTGGGCGCCCAAATAAACATCATCCCCCACACCGACCCGCAGGGTCGGGGCCACGCTCCCGATCATGTATTGATGGGCCCAAGTGGCGGTGTTGAATTGGCCGTAAGGGGAACCCGGTTGGGTCGAGTCCAGGGGTTCGTCCAGGATGATGCCGTAGGCATCCGCGCTTACCTGCCAGGACATTCCACCAGCGTACCATTTCTTCGATTTGATCGTCCCCTTCCCGGCCAGGATGAGGTCGGTGAAGATGTTGGACCCCATGTACCATCCGCCGCCGCCGTCGTTGAAACCCTGCCGGATCATGTGGACGAAGCCGGAGGCGCTCGCCGATTCCAGCACTTTTGAATCAGGCCAGCCCAGCGCGGTCCCGATCCTCAGACCCCGGAAGGGAAGCTCGGGCTGCCGGTCCATGAAGGTCTCGTATTTGGCGATGGATTCCCAACGGGCCATGGGCTCGGGCTTGTAGAAGAGGTCCTCGCTGTCCCGGCCCCAGAGGGTGAAAGGGCTGTAGGCTTCGTAAAAATCGCCGAGGGACACCGACATGTATTCCGGATTGAATTTTGCCTCCACCCAACGCAATTGCAGGAAATCGTTATAGAAGGTGGAACTGGAACCGATCTCGGGGGATTCGGAGGCACCCAAGGCATTGAAAAGGCTCGGCGAGGAGGTCTTGGGCAGGAAGGAGGACCCCAAACGGATGATCCCCTTCCAACGTAGTTCCTTGGACACGCTCCCGGTGGGCTCCAGGTCCAGGTAGCCGAAGGCTTGGCGGTTACCCGTATTGTCGAAAAAGCTGTTGGTGTAGGTCCCGAAATATTGCTGGCCGATCCCCATGGCCCGGCCCACACCGTGGATCGAGACGCTCGGATATTCGGTGATCCCCCGCACGCTCCGCCAAAGGTCGAATTGGTCGGCTTCCGCCTTGGATAGCTTGGCGTCCAGGTCGTCCTTCTGGTCCCGGACCAGTTTCAGCTCGAAGTCATAGGCCTCTTGGAGGTTCTGGAGGTTTTTCTCGGCCTCCTCCACCTTTTTCGGGTCCTTCCAAAGGGGGAGCGACTCGGCCGGCGAAAGCGAATCGGAGGCGTTCCCGGTGTTGGCCGTATTGGCGGCGTTATCGCCCGGAGGCAGGGGGGCGCCGGCGTCCGGCGGGGGGGGGGGCAGGTCCATGTCGGCCTGGGCGACGACGACTTCCTTGAACTTGGTCTCGGCCTTGAAGATGCGCTCGGCCATCTCGAAACGGGTCAGGGGCCCTTTCGAATCACCTGGGGCCAGGAGTCCATCACTCTCCAGGGCCTTCAAGCGGGTGTAGGCCGGGTCCCCTTGCGGCACCAGGGAGAAAAGACCGGCGCGTTCCGTCGCGGAAACCTGGGCCCCGGCGCCCGCGAGCAGGAGCAGTCCCAAGACCGGGATCAGGAAGGGCTTAGAAGTGGGCTTCATAGGTGAACCTCATGATCTGGTCGGTGCGGTCGTAGCTGGGGACGTCTTTCCAGGAATACTCGTTGATGAAAAGGTCGCCCCGGAAGTTGATGGTCTTGGACAGGGGGTAAAGGAAACCGAAGGCCAGGGTGGTGCGGGTCAGGTTGAGGGGCGTGTAGCTGTATTGACCCAGGGAGCCCGTGTCCAGGTAGAAGGAATAATTGGCCAAGGTCGGCGGGTTTCCCGCGCCGGCAAGGGTGTATTCGCTCCCCGCGGCTTGGGTCTGGACAAAGGCCGTGGATAGCACCACCGAATCGAACCCCGCGAAAGGCACGGTGAAGTCGGCGGAGGCGATAAGGGTCGTCACGTCGAACTTGGAGGAACCGAAGAGGGTGGTGGTCTCGTCCTTGTAGTCGAAACCCAGCTGATAGGTTTTCCCCTTCAATTCCAAAGGTTTCGCCAGTTCCACCGTCATGGCGCCTTCCCAACCCTCAAAGGTGCGTTCGGCCCCGACCGAATCCAGGGTATCGACGGCCACACCGCCGGTGCCCGCGCCATTGAGGACATAATTGGCCGTGGTCTCTTTGAACCCGGTCATGAGCTTGGCCCGGGGATGGAGCCAGGCCTCGATGTCGGCGTCGAACCCCAGGATCAGGCCCTGTCGGTTCGGGGTCGCGTCCCCATAGGGGAGGGCGTTCTCGTTGAGGCGGTCATAAGTGGCGAAGACCGGCCGGCCGGCGGCCGAGACCGGATAGCGGTTCAGGTATCCGATCAGGGCCTCTTCCTCCTGGAAGTTATCGTTGCTGAAGTAGCCCGTGGGCGGGTTCCCAAAGGAGAATCGGTTGGTCTGGGCACCGGGTGAATAGAAGTAGGGACCGATGTCCATGTACTTGGCGCTCAGGTGGAACCCGGCGATGTTCAGGGAACCGCTCATCCAATAGGCCCAATCCTGGAAGGCCCGGTCGGGATTATTGGCGTCGTCCACATAGCGGCTGGACCCGTACTCCCCTTCCCCGGTCACGTTCACGTCGGCGTCGAAGGGGACCTTCACTTTGGCCGAGAGGCTCCCCACGTGGTACTGCTTCGGGAAGGTCAGGGGGAAGTCGGGGGTGTAGAGGTTGTTGGAATCGTTGATCGTGCCCGGGTCGTCCCAGATGAGCAGGCCATCCCCTTTGAGCTCCACGTTCTTGTCCAGCAGGACCAGGGCGATCTGGGACCCGGCCATGTAGTCCCCGAAGCTGAACTCGGTGGCGTTCTTGATGGGGCTCACCATGGCCTCGGCCTTCAGGTCGGAGAAGAAGGGATCGTTGGAGCCCATGAGGTCGGTCGAGGCCCGGAAGCCCCGCACCCGGAAGTCGGGGCCATGGTCCATCATGGCCAGTTCCTCCACGTCCTTGCGGTTGCGGTAGAAGGAAGAAGGTTCCAGCAGGGTGTAGACGGGAACGTCGTAGTTCCAGAGGACCAAGGGACTATAGTGTTGCCAGAAGTCTCCGGCGTTCACCGTGAAGTATTCGTTGTAATCGCTCAAGGATAGCCAGCGTAGGTCGGTCTTGGGGGAAATGGGGTCCGCGTAGAACATCCCCAGGGTCCTCCAGAACCGGATCGTGGCCTCGAAGAGGACGGTGGGCACCGGGATGCTGTGCAGGCTCATGTCCATGAAGAGGTCGTAGTTGTATTGGGTGGTGGTGTAGGGCGCGTTGATCCCGAAACCTCGGTAGCTGTTGAAATATCCCCGGGAAAAACCGGTCCCCTCGGTCCCGGTCCGTTTCAGCAGGACCTGTTGCTGGGCCCCCAGGGATTCATTGCGGTGCTCCAGGGCGAAGATCCGGTCCTCGATTCTCGGCAGGTCGGCCCCCATGGCCTTGAGTTCCTTCTTGAATTCTTCCACCAGTTGGCCGGCGCTCTTGGAAGCGGCCGGGGACGGGAAGCTCGGCAGGCCCGCGGCCGCCGGAGGCGGGGGAAGGGCCCCCGGAAGTCCGAAGTTGGGGTCCATGGGCGGTGGCAAGGTCAGGTCGTCCCCCGGCGGGGGCAATTGGGCGACCAGGATCTCCCCGGTATGGGCGGTCATCTCGGCCGCTTCCAGGTTGGACAATTGGGCGATCGGTTTCGTCGGCGACGGGGCCCATCCTTCCTCCACCAGGCGGGACAGGGCGTCGTTGATCCAAGGGGACCGCTCGTTCGAGGACAAGGTCCCATGATCGGCCCGGGCGGCCGAAAAGGCACCCAGGACCATCGCGAGGACCGCCCCTTGGATTTTGTTCGTTCTCTTCTTCACGGAAACCGTCCCTTTACCCATCTTTTAGAACAACAAGTAGAATTCGGAGATCCATTGCCCGGTGTGATAGCTGTTGGCGGGCACATAGGCGTCCTTGAACGTCACATCCTTGTAGCGCAATTCGAATTTGCCCGATCCCCAAGGTATGTCATAAGCGAACCCGCCCCCGATCACATCGGTGCGGTAGTCCACCAGGGGATAGGTGTAGGCGCATTTCCAGGTCTCCCAGC
Coding sequences within it:
- the dnaK gene encoding molecular chaperone DnaK; this encodes MATNKVLGIDLGTTNSCMAIMEGGEPKVIANAEGARTTPSVVGFSKSGERLVGRVAKNQAITNPTNTVFSIKRFMGRKLHDGEVEMDKKLVPYTLKEASNGDVRVNIDDKEYSPPEISAMILQKLKADAEAYLGSPITEAVITVPAYFNDAQRQATKDAGKIAGLEVLRIINEPTAAALAYGLDKDKKNEKIAVYDLGGGTFDISILELGDGVFEVKSTNGDTHLGGDDFDQRIIQWLVDEFKKESGVDLKNDRMALQRLKEAAEKAKIDLSTTNETDINLPFITADASGPKHLNVKLSRAKLEQLVMDMVEKSLEPCRKALKDAGLTVEEIHEVVLVGGMTRMPLVVKTVKDFFKKEPHKGVNPDEVVAVGAAIQAGVLKGEVKDVLLLDVTPLSLGVETLGGVMTKVIERNTTIPVKKSQTFSTAADGQSTVSIHVLQGEREMAGDNRTLGRFDLVGIPPAPRGIPQIEVTFNIDANGILHVGAKDLGTGKEQSIRITPSSGLSEDEIKKMQKDAELHADEDKKKKEKIEAKNHADTLAYSTEKALKDYGDKVDADTKKGIEEKLEALKKVLAGDDVEAIKKAAEELSQASMKLGEAMYKDQAAKAQAGAAPGGEAPQEEKKKDEGAVDAEYEPVDKDKK
- the grpE gene encoding nucleotide exchange factor GrpE, whose protein sequence is MTDPNQEPEIEILSSQKERYDDAGNAADIPQEPVLPAQAIEELEEWKKKHDDVKEQLVYLAADFENYKKRMVKERDEDRKFSESKLLKEFLPVADNLERAVSALPPDDQDKGLLALKQGVELTLKQFHSLLNLHGVTRIKALGEKFDPRMHEVMFQEETDQAPDDTVLEELQAGYLLHERVLRPALVKVAKNTKKA
- the hrcA gene encoding heat-inducible transcriptional repressor HrcA, encoding MNPSIPEREENVLSSVIHAYVATAKPVASQALAGRLEVSSATIRNTLMDLEKRGFLTHPHTSSGRVPVDQGYRFYVDRLMKARQVTLKEKQQIEAEYQKAKDEVETLVRHTARILSAMTRLAGLAVFHVPADLSLDHFRIVPIDTRRVMVILVLDQGLVREELVSTDIPVDPKEVLKITQILNRRFAGQSLSAIRGQLLQEAESARRAKLGLIEAALQMVDEALRFSAVTIHLEGASHLAEQPEFHDPQLLEQVVRLVEERSPLASVLGRQWAKPGLSVAIGRELPQAELRHFSFVHVPYYYQGKVAGALGVLGPTRMAYDRVCGQLSHMARQLEAALSRRGG
- the hemW gene encoding radical SAM family heme chaperone HemW encodes the protein MNAYLHIPFCTSICNYCDFTSFAGMEGRLGPYVDALAKEIENSDLKGPLATVYFGGGTPSLLPPARLEWVLKALRDKAGFAPDAEISMEANPETVDGDRLKGYRDLGVNRLSFGAQAAQKELLRKMGRGHEWDRVEKAFGQARSAGFGNINLDLMFGLSGQTLEMFQNSIEKTLALGPDHLSLYALQVEPGTPLAQAVAEGLPLPSEDLVADEYALAQKFLAEKGYEQYEVSNFAKPGFHCRHNLNIWQGEDYWGFGLSAVGTVGPLRHGHGEDLEGYIGRVGRGEPVLEVEELSPKTRAWERIMLGLRTRSGVPKGPLTQYLGAQAGSRLRPLLGAGLLVEEGERVRVAPQGYFVLNGILEKLVV
- the lepB gene encoding signal peptidase I — protein: MDIMDHLNGILWGLFGALTLVEIFIRFGLPAFRKDPKNAGWVETFDSLWVAMAVALSLKAVLVQPFTIPSGSMEDTLLINDYILVNKYAYGYSFLNKTPRFLEFGKPKRRDVVVFVYPVDPSKDFIKRCIGIPGDVIELRNADVYVNGEKQVEPYVKHLYTPLMALAVDGPDSLKVNFGPVTVQPDHYFMMGDNRDNSLDSRYWGQVPAENIKGRAWVIYWHSVSMGVFVILGSLLVILYCLFGWAGIRFQKTPPSDPALLKEQAQASKNYLYTSGFCLLLAIFMFAHIGAGEFKDNMKTLKSRMFTVIK